AGATTTATGTGCTGGCCCAGAACGGCAGGCGCGATCTGAACTATACCAGCCCGTCGCCGATTGTAGTCGGTGACAGTAATGCGGCTGAAATAAGCTTGACCAGTTCCTACGATCTGGCTGCTAAGGGGCTGCTGAATTATCGATGGAAGTTGTACCGTCTCGTGGTGCGTCCCAAAAATCTCTTTTCCAATGAGTAAGCTGAGGTGATGGCCTTGAACAGGATAAAGAATGAAGATGGTTTCGCCTTGATCACATCCTTGATGCTGACTCTGATATCGCTCACGATTGTTATGGCTCTGCTCTACATGATGACCCAGAGCGTCCAGGTGTCAGGGCTGAACAAGCATTACAAGACCGCTCTCGAGGCCACCTATGGCGGGGCAGAGATATACGCCAAGGATATTCTGCCGTTTATCATGCGGAACTACTCGAGCGCCACCATGGCGGCGGACCTTCAGACGGCCTTTAGCAATGGTGTTACCGTGACTAAGCTGCTTTCTGACCAGTCGTGCATTCAGAGCAAGTTAACCAAATCGACCGCCAATTGGCCTGCTGGGTGCAGCAGCACCCCCTACGCGACAAAAGAAAGTTCCGATATGAGTTTCACCATGGCAGCTGTTACGGGCAGTCCGTTTGTCGTGTATTCCAAGATTGTCGACACGGTGAAGGGTAATTCCGACACGAGCGGTCTTCAACTGGAGGGCTCCGGAGTTGCGGAATCCAGCACTGTTCTCACGCCACAGTCGATTCCGTATATTTACCGTATGGAGCTTAAGGGAGAACGACAGAATAATCCCATGGCGCAGGCTAATATCGAGGTTCTGTACGCCTACTGATCCTGCCGCGATCCGACGCGATCCAAGGCCCCTTGTATGCGCAGCCGATATGATGCAAGAAGGCTTTCTGGATAAATCGCTTGACAATTAACTACATACATGGTTTTAAAGCACAGTTGCAATGTTATGATTTACTTGATTGAAGGAGGGATTGTACTGTGCGCAGGAAGACTCCATGTGCTGTAGCTGTGATGTTTGTTGCTGGTCTGTTGCTCCTCTTGTCCACCGGCACCGCGAACATTGCTTTTGCATTGTCCAGCCAATCCGCTCCCCCCAAGGCATCCTGCATTACCACCGATTGTCACGGCAAAATGGGTACCGAAAAATATGTTCATGGTCCCGTGGCCACGGGCGAATGTACCTTCTGCCACAAGCAGACCGGGAAACACAAGTTCGAGGCCATAGAGAACACGGGCAAGCTGTGCGCCGAGTGCCACGAGCGTCTCGATACCCACAAGTATGTCCATGCACCGGTCAAGCAGGGTAAATGCTTCACCTGCCACGATTCTCACCAGTCCCCCAATAAGTACCAGCTTCGTGCCGCCGGCGCGGAACTCTGCTTCAAGTGCCACGACCGCTCCATCATGAAGGGCAAGTTCGTCCATGGGCCGGTTGCCGTGGGGAGTTGCACCACCTGCCACGCCGTACACCAGGGCGATTTCCCCAAACTGCTGCGGACAACCGTCAACGCCGTCTGTTTCGAATGCCATGCCGATAAGGCCGAGGCCTTCAAAAACAAGAAGTTCACCCATGCTCCGGTTCAGAAGTCCTGCACCGCCTGCCATGATGCCCATAGCGGCGAGTACCGGTACAACTTCAAGGCCGATGGTTCGGAGGAACTCTGCCTTGGCTGCCATAAGGAAAAACAGACGGATATCAACTCGGCGACCGTGAAGCACAAGGGGCTTGCCACGGAAAAGAAATGCCTTGCCTGCCATGACCCCCATGTCTCCGATTACGTCAAACAGTTGACCATGCAACCTGCGGACCTCTGCATGAGCTGTCATAACAGGGAGTATGGGAGCGGTACGACGCGGGTGGCAAATATGAAGGCCATGCTGGATGCCAATACGGATTTTCACGGTCCCATAAAGCAGAAGGACTGCTCGGGGTGCCACAACACCCACGGTTCCAAGAATTTCAGGATTCTGCGCGAAAACTTCCCCCCGGTTTTTTACGCCGGCTATAACCCGGAAAATTACAAGCTGTGCTACATGTGCCATGAAAAATCCCTGGCCGACGATGAGCGAACCACAAAATTGACCGCCTTCAGGAATGGCGATCAAAACCTGCATTTCGTCCATGTCAACAAGGCGGTAAAGGGGCGCACCTGCCGGGCATGCCACGATGCCCACGCGACCAACAATCCCCGCCACGTGCGGGATACGGTTCCCTTTAACGCCTGGAAACTGCCGGTCGGTTTCGAGAAGACCGCCGATGGCGGACGGTGTCTGCCGGGGTGCCACAAGCAGTTCGCCTATGACCGGAAGCATGCGGTGAAGAATCAATAATGGCAGATGGCAACGCAGAGCGTTTGGCGGTATCGACCCCACCCCGCCTGTCTGGTGGCAGGCTGTTGTGGGGTGTTGCGGGTATGGTCGCACTCACGGCCGTTTCTTCCTGGGCGGCAGACGGAACCGCGTCCAAGGCGGCCGCGGAAAAGGAGCCGCCGCCCGTTTCTGCCCCGGCCGCCCCGCACTCTCGGGACAATGAAATCCTCGGCCTGCGGGAGCAGATCGCTCGGGCACCGGACGACGCCGTCCTGTATGTGCGCCTGGGATACCTGCTGCTGGACGCCGACGCCCCGGCAGAGGCAAAGACGGCGTTTGACGAGGCGCTGAAACGCAATCAGCACTCCCATGCCGCCATGACGGGGGAGGGGATTCTCCTGGCCCGCGCCGGGAATCTCCGGGAGGCCGAGCAGGTATTGAAAACGGCCCTGCTCCGCAATCCGAATCCGGTCAGGACCCACTATGAGCTGGGGCGCGTGTACGAGGCCTCGGGCGACCTCGACAAGGCGCTGGCGGAGTACAAAGAGGGTATAGCGAAATTCCGGCAGGGGAGAAAGTGACGCCCCCTCCCGCCGCCTCTTTCCACCCAGGTTGTTTGACGGCCGATACCTGTCAGAAGGAACGATGATCAGGACGATCCCCCTATCCACTGTTTTGCGTGCCTTGAAAAGAACCGCGCTGCCGGGTGTTTTGGTCGCGGCCTGTGCGGGCCTGCCCGCCACTCCCGCCGATGCGACGCTCCAGCTGCTCCAGTCCGGCATGGAGGCCCCCGATTTTTCCCTGCGTCAGCTGTCCGGCGGACAGAGGTCGTTTGCCAACCTGAAGGGGGAAAAACTGACGATCCTCCTGGTCTGGTCCACCTGGGACAAAAAATCGGAACAGGCCCTGGCCCGGATGGAGAAGCTGTATCAAAAATACCGCGACCACGGGCTTGCGGTCGTGGCCATCAAAGCGGATGTGCAGGAGCGTGCCGATGGCGTAATGGCGCAGGCCCGTTCGACCGTCGAGCGGCTCAAGCTGAGCTATCCGGTTCTCGTGGACAGCGGTCTGGACTATTTCCACGATCTCGGCATCATTGCCCTGCCCACGACGGTCATTGTGGACAAGGAGCGGGTCATCCGGTACGAGCTTTCCGGCTATCCCCTGGTGGGCGCGGAAGAGATGGCGGATTTCGTGANATCCCTGGAGGGGGCGAAACCGGCCATAGCGGCGAAGAAGGGATATCAGCCGACCAAGAACGCGCTTCGTTTCTACAACATGGGGCGGAACACCCTGAAGTCGGGGCGCATGGCCGAGAGTTCCGAGATGTGGTTCAAGAAGGCCATCGAGGCGGACCCCGCGTTTGTCCTGCCCCACATCAGCCTGGGCAAATTCTATATGCAGCGTGGGGACAAGGCCCTGGCCGAGGCGCAGTTCCGGGAGGCCCTGGGCAAGGAGCCGACCCACGTCATTGCCTTGTGCGAATCGGCTCTGCTGTTGTTCGAGGACGGCCGGCTGGCGGAAGGGCAGAACTTGCTGGAGAGCGCCTTGAAGGCGGACGAATCCTACACGCCGTGTTATTACTATGCGGGTTTTGCCTATGGCAAACAGGACAAGCCGGAGGATGCGTTGCGGATGTTCGACGCGGCGGAGAAGATCAATCCGCTGGACTACAACCTGTACGTGTACAAGGGGCGGATGTTTGAAGGGCAGAAAAAACCGCAGGAAGCTGCTGGGGCCTACCGCAAGGCCCTGGAAACCATTTTTCAGACCGACGATATCCTGCGGCGCACACAACTGAACCCCGGCAGCAAGACGGGGGAGGGGATTCTCCTGGCCCGCGCCGGGAATCTCAAGGAGGCCGAGCAGGTATTGACAGCGGCCCTGCTCCGCAATCCGAATCCGGTCAGGACCCACTATGAATTGGGGCGCGTGTACGAAGCATCGGGTGATCCCCACAAGGCCCTGGCGGAGTACCAAGAAGGCATAGCAAAGTATCGGCAGGGGAGAAAATGACACTCGATCCCGCTTCAGGCGTGAGATGCAGAGCGGAAGGAATAATGTCCCGAAAAAGAGTTTCAACCCGTGATCTTTTTTTGAAGAGAACCGCGCTTCTGGCCACACTGTTCACCGCGTACGGCATGTTCCTGTTCACCCCGGCGGCTGCGACGCTCCAGCAGCTCCAGTCCGGCATGGAGGCCCCCGATTTTTCCCTGCGTCAGCTGTCCGGCGAACAGAGGTCGTTCGCCAACCTGAAAGGGGAGAAGCTGACGATCCTCCTGGTCTGGTCCACCTGGGACAAAAAATCGGAACAGGCCCTGGCCCGGATGGAGAAGCTGTATCAAAAATACCGCGACCAGGGACTTGCGGTCGTGGCCATCAACGCTGACGGGCAGAAGATCTCCGCCGCCGACCTGGCGCGGATTCGCTCGACCGTCGAGCGGCTCAAGCTGAGCTATCCGGTTCTCGTGGACAGCGGTCTGGACTATTTCCACGATCTCGGCATCATTGCCCTGCCCACGACGGTCATTGTGGACAAGGAGCGGGTCATCCGGTACGAGCTTTCCGGCTATCCCCTGGTGGGCGCGGAAGAGATGGCGGATTTCGTGAGCGCATCCCTGGAGGGGGCGAAACCGGCCATAGCGGCGAAGAAGGGATATCAGCCGACCAAGAACGCGCTTCGTTTCTACAACATGGGGCGGAACACCCTGAAGTCGGGGCGCATGGCCGAGAGTTCCGAGATGTGGTTCAAGAAGGCCATCGAGGCGGACCCCGCGTTTGTCCTGCCCCACATCAGCCTGGGCAAGTTCTATATGCAACGTGGGGACAAGGCCCTGGCCGAGGCGCAGTTCCGGGAGGCCCTGGGCAAGGAGCCGACCCACGTCATTGCCCTGTGCGAATCGGCTCTGCTGTTGTTCGAGGACGGCCGGCTGGCGGAAGGGCAGAACTTGCTGGAGAGCGCCTTGAAGGCGGACGAATCCTACACGCCGTGTTATTACTATGCGGGTTTTGCCTATGGCAAGCAGGACAAGCCGGAGGAGGCGTTGCGGATGTTCGACGCGGCGGAGAAGATCAATCCGCTGGACTACAACCTGTACGTGTACAAGGGGCGGATGTTTGAAGGGCAGAAAAAACCGCGGGAAGCTGCTGGGGCCTACCGCAAGGCCCTGGAAACCATACTCCAGATTCACTAGAAACCGGTGAGGTGATGGTTTGTGACGAGCCGTCCCGTCTGGGGCGGCTACCTTTTTTGATACTCGAGAATAAAGGCCTTCTCGATGTCGCCTGCCTTGACGTCCAGGCTGGTCAGGGAAAGATAGCGAAGTCCGCTGTCAATCGTGTTCTCGGTTGCGCTGAGAGGCCCGTCATGGGGGTCCTTGATCTCTTCGTTCTGCATCCCGACCACCAGCAGACTGTTGTCGTAGAGAGTCCCTTTGACATTGACCTTCGGGTTGGCCCGTTCATCGACCTTTGAGCGGATTTCCATGATCCGGTCCGTCAGGGCTGCCCTTTTCTGGCGCAACTCCTCGATTTCCTGAAGCGTTCCCGCCTCCCCGCTCTGCTTGTGGTTGAGGGCAAGCTCCTCCATAAGCCTTTCGAGTTCTTCGGCATCGTGATAATCGACGCCCACGGTCAGCTTTGTCCTGACCGAGGCCATCGATCCGATCTTTTTGGCTTCAATCCCTCCCAGCGCGGTATACGAGCCTCCGGCAATCGCCCCCCTGTTGACGATGATCCTGCCCAGCGACCTGACGATGCAGTTGTGCAACTCCACCTCAACGATGATATCGCCGGCGCATTCGACGATGCAGTCATGGATGAACTGCGCCTTGATGCTGCCGCCGCACACGATGCTTCCCTTTCCCTGGCCATCCATGCCGCAGAGGGAAATGTCGCCGCCGCTCTGGATGCTGCAGTTGCCGATATTGCCGGTGACGCGCAGCCCCTTGGTGGCGTGGACGCTGAAATCGTCGAGCACGTCCCCGCGCACTTCAACGATGCCGTTGAAGACGATCGAGCCGACCCTGAAGTTGACATCCCCGGACACCACGTACTCTTCCTCAACGGATATTTCGCCGGAGGCCACGCATACCCTGCCGGCGGCACTGGCCACAAGCCGCTCTCCATCGTCCTCGACGGTGATATTTTTGCCGATTTTGAGGGCCAGGGGTTTGCCGGGCAGGGGGGGGATGGTCTCGCCGGTCACGCTTTTGCCGGCTGACCCGGGGGTTGGGGGCGTAACGTGGGCGATCTCGTCGCCCGGCATGACGTTGATAAAGGTCTGAACCTGGTGCAGGTCGATGGCGGCGCTGTCATCGCCATCCGCTTGGGCGGCAACGGCCGGTTGTACCGTATAGGAAAGCCAGCCGTCGATCCCGTTGACGGGCGGGATGCCGGTTGCCACCACCACGTTGCGCTGCGCTTGTCCGGCAGCGGCATTGACCGCAAAGGTGTTGAGGGCGCCTTCGTTAAAGTTTCCTTTCACCCCGGCTGCCGCCAGGTAGCCATTCAGGTCGTCCCGAGTCATCATGGACCCCTGCGGGCGCGGCACATAGCTGCAAAGGCATTCCTGCTTGTCCTTGGAAATGGCGATAAACAGGCTGTAGCCGAGCTTCTTGAATTCCTTGCCCGGGATGCTCTCCTTGGCTCCATCTCCTGCCGATGTGTCGCTCATCATGAATATAGCTCCGTTCGTTGGATCGATCCCTGGTTATTTGACGTATAAACGTCGCGGTGGAAATAGGCTGGGGGGACCGTTCGAGTGAGAGTGGTGCTTTAATCAATATCGGCATAATGCAGGCAAATTTTTAGAGATATTTGAATTTTTATTGCGGGGCGCAGGGCGGGGCGGTTGGCCTCCCCCGGCAGGACCGGGGGAGGCTGTCTCAGTTATTTCGCTGCTGCTTTAACCATCAGTTCGCTGACGAGTTTCGTAAAACGCAGCGGGTCCTTGATGGGCGACCCCTCGGTCAGGAGGGCCTGGTCGTAGAGCAGGTCGGCATAGTCGCCCAGGGCCGGGGCATCCTTGTCTGCCGTGTGAAGCTCGGCCATTACCTTGAGGATGGCGTGGTCCGGGTTCAGCTCCAGGATGCGTTTTGATTCGGGCACACTCTGGTTGAGCGCTTTCATGATGCGTTCCATGTTGGCGTTCATGCCATGTTCGTCGGCAACCAGGCAGCAGGCGCTGTCGGTCAGGCGGTTCGAGAAGCGCACCTCCTTGATCTTGTCCTTCAACCGGTCCGTAATGAGGGACACCAGGTCGGAGTATTCCTTCTGGGCCTCCTCGCGTTTCTTTTCCTTCTCCTTTTTTTCCTCTTCGCTATCGATGCTGATATCGCCGCGATCGACCGCCTTGAGCTGTTTGCCGTCGTATTCGGTAAGCGCCTGGACCACCCATTCGTCCACCGGGTCGGTCAGGAACAGCACCTCGAAGCCCTTCGAGCGGAACACCTCCAGGTGCGGCGATTGCTCCAGGGCTTCGCGGCTGGTGCCGGTGATGAAATAGATCTCCTTCTGTGTCTCGGGCATGCGCTCCACGTACTCTTTCAACGATACGAAGGAGCCGCTCTCGCTCCGCGTGCTTTCGAACAAGAGCAGGTCCTGGAGTTTTTCCTTGTTGGCAAAGTCGAAGTGGACCCCTTCCTTGAGAACCTGGCCGAACTCCTTCCAGAACGTCACGTAGGAATCGTAGTCCTTTTCCTTTTCCTCGGCCAGGGTGGAGAGGACCTTGCCGACCAGATTCTTCTGGATGCGCTTGATCTGTACATCCTCCTGGAGGATCTCGCGGGAAACGTTAAGGGGAAGGTCGGAGGAATCCACCACGCCCTTGACGAAACGCAGGTAGTCGGGGATCAGTTCTTCGCACTTGTCGGTGATGAAGACCCGTTTGACATAGAGCTGCAGCCCTTTTTTGCGGTCGGCGAAGAACATGTCGAACGGCTTGTGGGCCGGCAGGTACACCAGCGCCTTGAATTCACTGGTGCCTTCGGCCGAAAAGTGTATGGTGCGGAAGGGGTTCTCGAAGTCATGGGAGATGTGCTTGTAGAACTCGTTGTACTCCTCTTCGGTCACATCGCTTTTGGAACGCGCCCAGATGGCCTTCATGGAGTTGAGGATTTCCTCTTCCGTCTTCTCGATGGTGCCGGCCCCCTCGATCTCCGTGCCGTCCACTCCCTTGGGCACTTCGGTACGCGTAACGTCCATCACCACGGGGTACTGGATGTAATCCGAGTACTTTTTAATGATGGAGCGGATCTTCCACTCGTCCAGATACTCTTTGAACTCATCCTTCAGGTGCAGGACAATCTCGGTGCCGCGCTTTTCCCGGCTGCACGGTTCGATGCTGTAGGAGCCATCGCCGGCGGATTCCCAGCAGCATCCCGTCTCGATGGAGCCGGCCGCGCGCGTGAAGAGCGTAACCTTGTCGGCGACCATGAATGATGCGTAAAAACCGACGCCGAACTGGCCGATCAGTTCCGGGTTGTCGCTGGATACCTTGTCCTTGAGGCTCTGCATGAAGGCTTTGGTGCCGGAACGGGCAATGGTGCCGATGTTCTCCTCGACCTCGGCGATGTTCATGCCGATGCCGTTGTCGAGGATGGTCAGGGTGCCCGCATCCTTATTGGGGATGAGCTTGATCTTCCAGTCGCTGTTTCCTTCCAGTACCGATTCGTTGGAGTGGGCCTCAAAGCGTACCTTGTCGATGGCGTCGGATGCGTTGGAGATCAGTTCACGCAGGAAAATGTCGCGATTGGAGTAGAGGGAATGGATGACCAGATCGAGAAGTTGCTGTACCTCGGTCTGGAACTGTTTGGTCGTCTTGGACATGCTTATGCACTCTCCTTTGTGGGATGGAATCGATATGAAGCCAACATAATCATCGCAGGGATAATTTTCAAGGGGGGCACTGGTCTGAAACGGGAGCCGCGTGCGGCGCGCCGTGCGCAGGAATGAGCTCCGGCACGCCGCAAGCGGCGCGCTTTCTAATTTCCCGTTTTCTTTCTGATGGCCTCCACGACGTGGTAGGCGTCGTTGATGGCGGTGTAGATCAGGTTGGGATGGCGCTCCTCGGCAATGGCCCCTTCTTTGATCTTCATGTAGGAAGGGGAGATGGCGCCGCCGATGACATAGACCCCTTTGCGGGTGGATTCGAATTCAGAGGTCAAAAGCGCCAGGCGATCCCCCTCCTTGGCGATCTTGCAGACCCCGGCCGCGCAGGTGATCATCTGGATGCCGAGTTTGTCGAAGATCGGCATCGGCCCTTGGGAACCGATACAGGCGATCACGTTCTCCATGGGAAAACTCAGGGCGTGGTACAGGTCGATCCCATCCGCCTGCTTGAATTCGTTGATGCGGATGACCAGACGGTCCACCCCCTCCTTATCCACCTCGCCGATGCGCGGCGTGGCGCCGGGATACAGACGGATATTGCCCCCCAGCAGGATTTCTTCGCCCAAACGCTGGGCCGTCTCCTTGTTGACGTCGAATTTTCCCGACGTGTGGGACCAGTAGACCGGCTGGTTGTCGTTCACCTCCCGCTTGGCCTTGAGTATGGCGATGACCACATCGGCCGCGGTGTTGCCGCCGCCGATGACCAGTGTCTTGACGCCGACGTATTTGCCGGCATCCTCCAGGTTCTTGGCCACCATCTTGGCATCGCCGTATACCGAGAGTTCACGGGGGATGCTGCTTCCGAAGGCAAGCACGACCTTGCGTCCGCGAAACACGCGCTTGTCGGTTATCACGGAGAGCACGTCCCGCTCTTCACGAATATCCTCCAGGGCAACCTCGGTTTGCACATTGATCTTCTCGTGCTGCACGAAATGCTGCACATACTGGATGTAGCTCTCCACCGTGACCGGCTTGTCGGGCGGCCGCAGTTCGTCCACCAAAAACGGTTCCGGCGCGTCCTTGGGTTTGGAGGCGTACACATGCTTGCCCTCGGGATAGGTATTGGCGATTCCCTGGAATACCGCTTTACCCGATTCAAGCACCAGGTAGGAGAGGCCATGCTTGTGGCACAGGTAGGCGGTGGCCAGGCCGGCCGGGCCGCCCCCTATGATGAGTACATCGTACAATGAGCTCATGCGTATCCCCTATCGTGAGATAATGATTATATATGCGATTTTTTATAACATGACTTCCGGCCAAGATAAAGCGCATTAGGGAAAAATTGTACGCGGAGAGAAAGGGGGGGCGACCGGTAGATTTTTCCTTTCGGTAGGGTACAATGATAACAATAGAGATCCGTACGTACAAAAGGAGGCCGATCATGGAGGAGAGAGATAAAAAGGTTGCTGCGGCAGCATTGCTGATGGTGGCTGGCGGCATCG
The genomic region above belongs to Oryzomonas sagensis and contains:
- a CDS encoding TlpA disulfide reductase family protein; the encoded protein is MIRTIPLSTVLRALKRTALPGVLVAACAGLPATPADATLQLLQSGMEAPDFSLRQLSGGQRSFANLKGEKLTILLVWSTWDKKSEQALARMEKLYQKYRDHGLAVVAIKADVQERADGVMAQARSTVERLKLSYPVLVDSGLDYFHDLGIIALPTTVIVDKERVIRYELSGYPLVGAEEMADFVXSLEGAKPAIAAKKGYQPTKNALRFYNMGRNTLKSGRMAESSEMWFKKAIEADPAFVLPHISLGKFYMQRGDKALAEAQFREALGKEPTHVIALCESALLLFEDGRLAEGQNLLESALKADESYTPCYYYAGFAYGKQDKPEDALRMFDAAEKINPLDYNLYVYKGRMFEGQKKPQEAAGAYRKALETIFQTDDILRRTQLNPGSKTGEGILLARAGNLKEAEQVLTAALLRNPNPVRTHYELGRVYEASGDPHKALAEYQEGIAKYRQGRK
- the htpG gene encoding molecular chaperone HtpG; translated protein: MSKTTKQFQTEVQQLLDLVIHSLYSNRDIFLRELISNASDAIDKVRFEAHSNESVLEGNSDWKIKLIPNKDAGTLTILDNGIGMNIAEVEENIGTIARSGTKAFMQSLKDKVSSDNPELIGQFGVGFYASFMVADKVTLFTRAAGSIETGCCWESAGDGSYSIEPCSREKRGTEIVLHLKDEFKEYLDEWKIRSIIKKYSDYIQYPVVMDVTRTEVPKGVDGTEIEGAGTIEKTEEEILNSMKAIWARSKSDVTEEEYNEFYKHISHDFENPFRTIHFSAEGTSEFKALVYLPAHKPFDMFFADRKKGLQLYVKRVFITDKCEELIPDYLRFVKGVVDSSDLPLNVSREILQEDVQIKRIQKNLVGKVLSTLAEEKEKDYDSYVTFWKEFGQVLKEGVHFDFANKEKLQDLLLFESTRSESGSFVSLKEYVERMPETQKEIYFITGTSREALEQSPHLEVFRSKGFEVLFLTDPVDEWVVQALTEYDGKQLKAVDRGDISIDSEEEKKEKEKKREEAQKEYSDLVSLITDRLKDKIKEVRFSNRLTDSACCLVADEHGMNANMERIMKALNQSVPESKRILELNPDHAILKVMAELHTADKDAPALGDYADLLYDQALLTEGSPIKDPLRFTKLVSELMVKAAAK
- a CDS encoding tetratricopeptide repeat protein, producing MVALTAVSSWAADGTASKAAAEKEPPPVSAPAAPHSRDNEILGLREQIARAPDDAVLYVRLGYLLLDADAPAEAKTAFDEALKRNQHSHAAMTGEGILLARAGNLREAEQVLKTALLRNPNPVRTHYELGRVYEASGDLDKALAEYKEGIAKFRQGRK
- a CDS encoding TlpA disulfide reductase family protein, yielding MSRKRVSTRDLFLKRTALLATLFTAYGMFLFTPAAATLQQLQSGMEAPDFSLRQLSGEQRSFANLKGEKLTILLVWSTWDKKSEQALARMEKLYQKYRDQGLAVVAINADGQKISAADLARIRSTVERLKLSYPVLVDSGLDYFHDLGIIALPTTVIVDKERVIRYELSGYPLVGAEEMADFVSASLEGAKPAIAAKKGYQPTKNALRFYNMGRNTLKSGRMAESSEMWFKKAIEADPAFVLPHISLGKFYMQRGDKALAEAQFREALGKEPTHVIALCESALLLFEDGRLAEGQNLLESALKADESYTPCYYYAGFAYGKQDKPEEALRMFDAAEKINPLDYNLYVYKGRMFEGQKKPREAAGAYRKALETILQIH
- a CDS encoding DUF342 domain-containing protein; protein product: MMSDTSAGDGAKESIPGKEFKKLGYSLFIAISKDKQECLCSYVPRPQGSMMTRDDLNGYLAAAGVKGNFNEGALNTFAVNAAAGQAQRNVVVATGIPPVNGIDGWLSYTVQPAVAAQADGDDSAAIDLHQVQTFINVMPGDEIAHVTPPTPGSAGKSVTGETIPPLPGKPLALKIGKNITVEDDGERLVASAAGRVCVASGEISVEEEYVVSGDVNFRVGSIVFNGIVEVRGDVLDDFSVHATKGLRVTGNIGNCSIQSGGDISLCGMDGQGKGSIVCGGSIKAQFIHDCIVECAGDIIVEVELHNCIVRSLGRIIVNRGAIAGGSYTALGGIEAKKIGSMASVRTKLTVGVDYHDAEELERLMEELALNHKQSGEAGTLQEIEELRQKRAALTDRIMEIRSKVDERANPKVNVKGTLYDNSLLVVGMQNEEIKDPHDGPLSATENTIDSGLRYLSLTSLDVKAGDIEKAFILEYQKR
- a CDS encoding NAD(P)-binding domain-containing protein, with the translated sequence MSSLYDVLIIGGGPAGLATAYLCHKHGLSYLVLESGKAVFQGIANTYPEGKHVYASKPKDAPEPFLVDELRPPDKPVTVESYIQYVQHFVQHEKINVQTEVALEDIREERDVLSVITDKRVFRGRKVVLAFGSSIPRELSVYGDAKMVAKNLEDAGKYVGVKTLVIGGGNTAADVVIAILKAKREVNDNQPVYWSHTSGKFDVNKETAQRLGEEILLGGNIRLYPGATPRIGEVDKEGVDRLVIRINEFKQADGIDLYHALSFPMENVIACIGSQGPMPIFDKLGIQMITCAAGVCKIAKEGDRLALLTSEFESTRKGVYVIGGAISPSYMKIKEGAIAEERHPNLIYTAINDAYHVVEAIRKKTGN
- a CDS encoding cytochrome c3 family protein encodes the protein MGTEKYVHGPVATGECTFCHKQTGKHKFEAIENTGKLCAECHERLDTHKYVHAPVKQGKCFTCHDSHQSPNKYQLRAAGAELCFKCHDRSIMKGKFVHGPVAVGSCTTCHAVHQGDFPKLLRTTVNAVCFECHADKAEAFKNKKFTHAPVQKSCTACHDAHSGEYRYNFKADGSEELCLGCHKEKQTDINSATVKHKGLATEKKCLACHDPHVSDYVKQLTMQPADLCMSCHNREYGSGTTRVANMKAMLDANTDFHGPIKQKDCSGCHNTHGSKNFRILRENFPPVFYAGYNPENYKLCYMCHEKSLADDERTTKLTAFRNGDQNLHFVHVNKAVKGRTCRACHDAHATNNPRHVRDTVPFNAWKLPVGFEKTADGGRCLPGCHKQFAYDRKHAVKNQ